Proteins encoded together in one Gemmatimonadota bacterium DH-78 window:
- a CDS encoding heavy metal translocating P-type ATPase: MSDQELTLPVTGMTCANCAATVERALRKTEGVAEASVNYATERATVRLTSSGVDRATLVQAVERVGYGVVEETDDEGGDPVAAAREAEIARQRRAFLVGAVFTVPLFALSMARDFGLLGMWAHDAWMNVVLWGLATPVQFYTGRDYYRGAAKALANRTANMDVLVALGSSVAYGWSIPVTFALASGSTALGEHVYFETAAVILTLIKLGKLLEVRAKGRAGAALRALLDLRPPEARRIADDGTEADVPLSAVEVGDLLRVRPGETVPTDGEVVRGRSAVDESMLTGESVPVEKGPGDPVTGATLNRSGALVVRATRVGRDTALARIVELVREAQESKAPIQALADRVAAVFVPVVLVIAALTFAVWWIGVGAGFADALVRMVAVLVIACPCALGLATPTALMVGTGRGAEMGILFRDAAALERARALSTVVLDKTGTVTRGEPSLVAVDALGAWTEPELLALAAAAEAGSEHPLGEAVVRGARDRGLDWTEASEAVAATGRGIRARVGERDVRVGSRRFLAEAGVPVETGTPLAEAHEAQARTALWVSIDDRLAGVLAVADTVKDGAQAAIRRLTDDGLRVVLLTGDNRRTAEAVARQVGIAEVRAEVLPDEKAAVVRELQADGPVAMVGDGVNDAPALATADVGIAMGTGTDVALETADVALMGGDLAGVPKALALSTATVRTIRENLVWAFGYNVVLIPVAAGVLYPLEQLPMMLRQLHPILAALAMAFSSVSVVANSLRLKRMRL; this comes from the coding sequence ATGTCCGACCAGGAACTGACCCTGCCGGTCACCGGCATGACCTGTGCGAACTGTGCGGCCACCGTCGAGCGCGCCCTCCGCAAGACCGAGGGAGTGGCCGAGGCGTCGGTCAACTACGCCACCGAGCGCGCCACCGTCCGGCTGACTTCGAGCGGGGTGGATCGCGCGACGCTGGTGCAGGCCGTCGAGCGGGTCGGGTACGGGGTGGTGGAGGAGACGGACGACGAGGGCGGCGACCCGGTGGCCGCGGCTCGCGAGGCCGAGATCGCGCGCCAGCGGCGGGCGTTCCTGGTCGGGGCCGTGTTCACGGTGCCCCTGTTCGCCCTCAGCATGGCCCGCGACTTCGGGCTGCTCGGCATGTGGGCGCACGACGCGTGGATGAACGTCGTGCTGTGGGGGCTGGCCACCCCGGTGCAGTTCTACACGGGCCGGGACTACTACCGGGGAGCGGCGAAGGCGCTCGCCAACCGCACCGCCAACATGGACGTGCTGGTGGCCCTCGGTTCGTCGGTGGCCTACGGGTGGTCGATTCCGGTCACCTTCGCGCTCGCATCGGGCAGTACGGCGCTGGGCGAGCACGTCTACTTCGAGACGGCGGCGGTGATCCTCACCCTGATCAAGCTGGGCAAGTTGCTCGAGGTGCGGGCCAAGGGGCGAGCCGGCGCCGCCCTGCGCGCCCTGCTCGACCTGCGGCCGCCCGAGGCCCGGCGGATCGCCGACGACGGGACGGAGGCCGACGTGCCCCTGTCTGCGGTGGAGGTGGGTGACCTGCTCCGCGTGCGGCCGGGCGAGACCGTTCCGACCGACGGCGAGGTCGTGCGCGGACGCTCGGCGGTGGACGAGAGCATGCTCACCGGCGAGAGCGTTCCGGTGGAGAAGGGGCCGGGCGACCCGGTCACCGGGGCCACCCTGAACCGAAGCGGGGCGCTCGTGGTGCGGGCGACCCGGGTCGGGCGCGATACCGCTCTGGCCCGGATCGTCGAGCTCGTGCGCGAGGCGCAGGAGAGCAAGGCGCCGATTCAGGCGCTGGCGGACCGGGTCGCGGCGGTGTTCGTGCCGGTGGTGCTGGTGATCGCGGCGCTCACCTTCGCGGTGTGGTGGATCGGCGTGGGCGCGGGCTTCGCCGACGCCCTCGTGAGGATGGTGGCGGTGCTCGTGATCGCCTGCCCCTGCGCCCTCGGGCTGGCCACCCCGACCGCGTTGATGGTGGGCACGGGGCGCGGGGCGGAGATGGGGATTCTCTTCCGCGATGCGGCGGCGCTCGAGCGCGCCCGCGCCCTGAGCACCGTCGTGCTCGACAAGACGGGCACGGTCACCCGGGGCGAGCCGTCACTCGTGGCGGTCGACGCCCTGGGGGCGTGGACCGAACCGGAACTGCTGGCGCTCGCGGCGGCTGCCGAGGCGGGAAGCGAACATCCGCTCGGCGAGGCGGTGGTGCGCGGGGCCCGGGACCGCGGACTGGACTGGACCGAGGCTTCGGAGGCGGTGGCGGCCACGGGGCGCGGCATCCGGGCTCGGGTCGGGGAGCGCGACGTTCGGGTGGGAAGCCGCCGGTTCCTCGCCGAGGCGGGGGTGCCGGTCGAGACCGGAACGCCGCTCGCCGAAGCGCACGAAGCACAGGCGCGCACCGCGCTGTGGGTGTCGATCGACGACCGCTTGGCGGGCGTGCTGGCGGTGGCCGACACGGTGAAGGACGGGGCCCAGGCGGCCATCCGGCGCCTCACCGACGACGGCCTGCGGGTGGTGCTGCTCACGGGTGACAACCGGCGCACGGCCGAGGCGGTCGCCCGCCAGGTGGGCATCGCCGAGGTGCGTGCCGAGGTGCTGCCCGACGAGAAGGCGGCGGTGGTGCGAGAACTGCAGGCCGACGGACCGGTCGCGATGGTGGGGGATGGGGTGAACGACGCCCCCGCCCTGGCCACCGCCGATGTCGGCATCGCGATGGGTACGGGCACCGATGTCGCGCTGGAAACCGCCGATGTCGCGCTCATGGGTGGCGACCTCGCGGGGGTGCCGAAGGCGCTCGCGCTGTCGACCGCCACGGTGCGCACGATCCGCGAAAACCTGGTGTGGGCCTTCGGCTACAACGTGGTGCTGATTCCGGTGGCGGCGGGCGTGCTCTACCCGCTCGAGCAGCTGCCCATGATGCTCCGCCAGCTTCACCCCATCCTGGCGGCTCTGGCGATGGCCTTCAGCAGCGTGAGCGTCGTGGCGAACTCGCTGCGGCT
- a CDS encoding heavy-metal-associated domain-containing protein — MAEKTVSVPAISCGHCVKTIEREVGELPGVDGVSSDLASRRVTVRWDESRTSWDEVDALLDEIGYPAEK; from the coding sequence ATGGCCGAGAAGACCGTGTCGGTGCCCGCCATTTCCTGCGGCCACTGCGTGAAGACCATCGAGCGCGAGGTGGGTGAGCTGCCCGGTGTGGACGGCGTGTCGTCCGATCTGGCGTCGCGCCGCGTGACCGTGCGCTGGGACGAGAGCCGGACGTCGTGGGACGAGGTGGACGCCCTGCTCGACGAGATCGGCTACCCGGCCGAGAAGTAG
- a CDS encoding metal-sensitive transcriptional regulator: protein MSTKSPPATNTSSPSASARRAAAPESPETDERILARLKSVEGHVRGVARMVEEGTYCVDVVHQIGAVQKALGRISTLLLDRHLHHCATKAIRGDDPEERERVIVELLDVFEAGRR from the coding sequence ATGTCCACCAAATCACCCCCCGCCACGAACACGTCCTCTCCCTCAGCGTCGGCGCGGAGGGCGGCCGCTCCGGAGTCACCGGAAACCGATGAACGCATTCTCGCTCGCCTCAAGAGTGTGGAGGGGCATGTGCGGGGTGTGGCTCGCATGGTCGAGGAGGGCACCTACTGCGTAGATGTCGTGCATCAGATCGGAGCGGTGCAGAAGGCCCTCGGGCGAATCTCGACCCTGCTGCTCGACCGTCATCTGCACCACTGCGCGACGAAGGCGATTCGGGGCGACGACCCCGAGGAGCGGGAGCGGGTGATCGTGGAACTGCTCGACGTGTTCGAAGCCGGACGTCGCTGA
- a CDS encoding ChuX/HutX family heme-like substrate-binding protein, producing MTQSTIDPDTLRAAWLRLLDDEPTLRIRNAADRLGVSEAELLATGVGRNVRRISADVAVLLPRIEAIGPVMALTRNDLFVHEKTGVYRNVDVGHHAAQVVGNEIDLRIFPASWVFGFAVETEGRKGLQRSLQFFDARGVAVHKIFLRDGSDLEAYETLVDDLLLDDQSTRVELSEARGPSPERPDSDIPVDELVAGWKAMADTHDFFQLLRRHEVGRVQALRLVPDELARRVDDGALRRVLEGAAEGAVPIMVFVRNAGTFQIHHGPVHRIVDTEGWLNVLDPGFNLHVRESGIRGSWVVRKPTEAGWVTSLELYDADDQLVALLFGERHEGEVENPAWQALLAD from the coding sequence ATGACGCAATCCACGATCGATCCCGACACCCTCCGCGCGGCCTGGCTTCGCCTTCTCGACGACGAGCCGACGCTGCGGATCCGCAACGCCGCAGACCGGCTCGGCGTGAGCGAAGCCGAGCTCCTGGCCACCGGGGTCGGCCGCAACGTCCGGCGGATCTCGGCCGACGTGGCCGTTCTGCTCCCCCGGATCGAGGCGATCGGTCCGGTGATGGCTCTCACCCGAAACGACCTCTTCGTGCACGAGAAGACCGGGGTGTACCGGAACGTGGATGTCGGGCACCACGCCGCCCAGGTGGTGGGCAACGAGATCGATCTCCGCATCTTCCCGGCCTCGTGGGTGTTCGGATTCGCGGTGGAAACCGAAGGTCGAAAGGGACTCCAGCGCTCGCTCCAGTTCTTCGACGCCCGGGGTGTGGCCGTCCACAAGATCTTCCTTCGCGACGGCTCCGATCTCGAGGCGTACGAGACGCTCGTCGACGACCTGCTTCTCGACGACCAGTCGACTCGCGTGGAGCTCTCGGAGGCACGCGGACCCTCCCCCGAGCGCCCCGACTCCGACATCCCCGTCGACGAGCTGGTCGCCGGCTGGAAGGCGATGGCCGACACCCACGACTTCTTCCAGCTCCTGCGCCGACACGAGGTGGGGCGAGTGCAGGCCCTGCGGCTGGTGCCCGACGAACTGGCGCGTCGCGTGGACGACGGCGCCCTGCGGAGGGTGCTCGAAGGTGCTGCCGAGGGCGCGGTGCCCATCATGGTCTTCGTGCGCAACGCCGGCACCTTCCAGATCCATCACGGTCCGGTCCACCGCATCGTCGACACGGAGGGCTGGCTCAACGTGCTCGACCCGGGATTCAACCTGCACGTTCGCGAGTCGGGCATCCGGGGCTCGTGGGTCGTTCGCAAACCCACCGAAGCCGGCTGGGTCACCTCGCTCGAGCTGTACGACGCCGACGACCAGCTGGTGGCGCTGCTGTTCGGCGAGCGACACGAAGGCGAGGTCGAGAACCCCGCATGGCAGGCGCTGCTCGCCGATTGA
- a CDS encoding heme ABC transporter ATP-binding protein, with amino-acid sequence MRVGGRTLVDAVDVDLPPGTVVSVVGPNGAGKSSLLRLMSGEAPCHEGEVVLDGRPLGLWPLCDHARRRAVLPQHSSLAFDLSVEAVVEMGRMPHAGVSSARIDAQVVEAALERCGAGALRGRAYPTLSGGERQRVHLARVLAQVWEAPAEGGRYLLLDEPLSAQDLARQHEIMRLVVDLAREGVGVLVVGHDLNIAARYSDTLVVMARGRVVRAGPPTDVLTPAVVRDAFGIDTLVTTDPVGGTPLVVVTGAPSLNASAS; translated from the coding sequence ATGCGGGTCGGAGGGCGCACCCTCGTGGACGCGGTGGATGTCGATCTGCCGCCCGGCACCGTCGTCTCCGTGGTCGGGCCGAACGGGGCGGGCAAGTCGTCGCTGTTGCGCCTGATGTCGGGCGAAGCGCCGTGTCACGAGGGCGAGGTGGTGCTCGACGGGCGCCCGCTCGGGCTCTGGCCCCTCTGCGATCATGCGCGTCGCCGCGCGGTGCTGCCCCAGCACTCGTCGCTCGCCTTCGACCTGAGCGTGGAAGCGGTGGTGGAGATGGGCCGCATGCCGCACGCCGGCGTCAGCAGCGCCCGCATCGACGCCCAGGTGGTCGAGGCGGCGCTCGAGCGCTGCGGGGCGGGTGCCCTGCGCGGCCGTGCCTATCCCACGCTCTCGGGTGGCGAGCGCCAGCGGGTGCACCTCGCGCGCGTGCTCGCCCAGGTTTGGGAGGCGCCGGCCGAGGGCGGACGCTACCTGTTGCTCGACGAGCCGCTGTCGGCGCAGGACCTCGCGCGCCAGCATGAGATCATGCGACTGGTCGTCGACCTCGCCCGGGAGGGTGTGGGCGTGCTCGTGGTCGGCCACGATCTGAACATCGCGGCGCGCTACTCCGACACCCTGGTGGTGATGGCGCGCGGGCGGGTCGTTCGGGCGGGACCGCCGACCGACGTGCTCACCCCGGCGGTGGTGCGCGACGCCTTCGGGATCGACACCCTCGTCACCACCGACCCGGTCGGCGGCACCCCCCTCGTCGTCGTGACGGGGGCTCCTTCACTCAACGCATCCGCATCATGA
- a CDS encoding iron ABC transporter permease has translation MNRVLGALVALLAGVCILSLGMGAVAIPPDRIASILAARVGLDLGVGFEPHESITLLLVRAPRVVLGVLVGGALGVAGAALQGLFRNPLADPALIGVSSGAALAALAITVFGSALALPTRFALPIAAFLGGLAAVVLVYRIATVGGETSTATMLLAGIAVNAVAAAATGLFVFASNDQELRDFIFWTMGGLGGVTWAAIGAGAPLLILGVVPAFFLARPLNALLLGTSEALHLGVDVDRVKRRVVGLSALTVGAGVALAGIIGFVGLVTPHLVRLLAGPDHRIVLPGAALLGAALLVGADLLARLVVSPAELPVGVVTALVGGPFFLWLVVRDRRRLPVGGGP, from the coding sequence GTGAATCGCGTGCTCGGAGCGCTCGTCGCTCTCCTCGCGGGCGTGTGCATCCTCTCGCTCGGCATGGGCGCCGTGGCCATTCCGCCGGACCGGATCGCCTCCATCCTCGCCGCCCGGGTGGGGCTCGACCTCGGCGTGGGATTCGAGCCGCACGAGTCGATCACGCTCCTGCTGGTGCGGGCTCCGCGCGTGGTGCTCGGGGTGCTGGTGGGTGGAGCTCTCGGGGTGGCCGGCGCCGCGCTGCAGGGCCTCTTTCGGAATCCGCTCGCGGATCCGGCCCTGATCGGCGTGTCGAGCGGCGCCGCCCTCGCCGCGCTCGCGATCACGGTCTTCGGCTCCGCGCTGGCCCTGCCGACACGCTTCGCGCTGCCGATCGCCGCCTTCCTGGGCGGGCTCGCGGCGGTCGTGCTCGTGTATCGCATCGCCACCGTCGGGGGAGAGACCTCCACGGCGACCATGCTGCTGGCCGGGATCGCCGTGAACGCGGTGGCGGCGGCGGCCACCGGGCTCTTCGTCTTCGCCAGCAACGACCAGGAACTCCGCGACTTCATCTTCTGGACGATGGGCGGGCTCGGCGGCGTGACCTGGGCGGCGATCGGCGCGGGTGCGCCCCTTCTGATTCTCGGGGTCGTGCCGGCGTTCTTCCTCGCGCGACCGCTGAACGCCCTGCTGCTGGGCACCTCCGAGGCACTGCACCTCGGAGTGGACGTCGATCGGGTGAAGCGCCGCGTCGTGGGGCTGTCGGCTCTGACCGTCGGCGCCGGAGTGGCCCTCGCGGGCATCATCGGCTTCGTGGGGCTGGTCACGCCGCACCTCGTGCGGCTCCTGGCCGGCCCCGATCACCGGATCGTGCTGCCCGGGGCGGCTCTGCTCGGAGCCGCCCTCCTCGTCGGTGCCGACCTCCTGGCGCGACTCGTCGTGTCGCCGGCCGAACTCCCGGTCGGGGTGGTCACCGCACTCGTGGGCGGGCCCTTCTTCCTGTGGCTCGTGGTGCGGGATCGCCGTCGTCTTCCGGTCGGAGGTGGTCCGTGA
- a CDS encoding ABC transporter substrate-binding protein: MRSTLRFAPGLALAIALSALATAVSAQAPSTLRVVSLGGSTTETVFALGAEGLLVGVDQSSIYPAAAEALPDVGYYRTLGTEGILSLAPDLVLAAEGSGPPAVLAQLRAAGVTVVAVPGGEHPRAAIDKVRIVAAALGRASDGEVLEASIQADLERLAAMPMPSGVAPRALFVWGRGGQTMQVAGSATGAQAMLELAGAANAIQGFEGYRPLTPEAVVAAAPEVIVIDADLLDRLGGVAGLASDPALAVTPAVQAGRVVPIDVLGFLGFGPRTAELAIDLRRALAER; this comes from the coding sequence GTGCGTTCCACCCTCCGCTTCGCCCCCGGCCTCGCCCTGGCGATCGCCCTTTCGGCCCTCGCCACCGCGGTGTCTGCACAGGCTCCCTCGACCCTCCGGGTGGTCTCGCTGGGCGGATCCACCACCGAGACGGTGTTCGCGCTCGGCGCCGAAGGGCTGCTGGTCGGGGTGGATCAGTCGAGCATCTACCCGGCGGCCGCAGAAGCCCTTCCCGATGTCGGCTACTACCGCACGCTCGGAACCGAGGGGATTCTGTCGCTCGCCCCCGATCTCGTGCTGGCCGCCGAGGGAAGCGGGCCCCCGGCCGTTCTCGCGCAGCTTCGTGCGGCCGGCGTGACGGTGGTCGCGGTGCCGGGCGGAGAGCACCCGCGCGCGGCGATCGACAAGGTGCGGATCGTGGCCGCGGCCCTCGGACGTGCCTCGGACGGAGAGGTGCTGGAGGCCTCCATTCAGGCCGACCTCGAGCGCCTCGCGGCCATGCCCATGCCGAGCGGAGTCGCGCCGCGCGCCTTGTTCGTGTGGGGAAGAGGCGGGCAGACCATGCAGGTGGCAGGCTCCGCCACCGGCGCGCAGGCGATGCTCGAACTCGCGGGTGCGGCCAACGCCATCCAGGGTTTCGAAGGGTACCGACCGCTCACCCCCGAGGCGGTGGTGGCCGCCGCTCCGGAGGTGATCGTGATCGACGCCGACCTGCTCGACCGACTCGGGGGCGTCGCGGGCCTCGCCTCCGATCCCGCGCTGGCGGTCACGCCCGCGGTCCAGGCGGGCCGCGTGGTGCCGATCGACGTGCTCGGGTTCCTGGGGTTCGGCCCGCGTACGGCCGAACTCGCGATCGACCTCCGCCGGGCGCTGGCCGAACGGTGA
- a CDS encoding HmuY family protein — protein MRQLALPSRTLGLALAAALPLLTACEDEVTAPDDDYVEGSISIDASSQTEFVYLSLDGDGSVLTVADPASSTEWDLAIRRYSAKLNGGVAGPGSVRGANLANNAGATAEQVLAFTPADGEAAFEAVTEADIAGATFRADGLIEDNGGPWFRFDGQAGTLVANPGAAWKIATADGGHGLFRVIELNMAGQAPLGATVEVRYQAPGGALDAASEVEIDFSQGPGFVDISAGALGAPGGCDWDFSVAPSFSIDINTDCSAGTFPLDATEDFTQLAAADDAPEYGPFLSTISGALPATISDASGLFWYGLEGNNRMWPTYNVFLVEVDGAVYKLQVTDYYSATGESGHPTLRFQRLR, from the coding sequence ATGCGCCAGCTCGCTCTGCCTTCCCGCACCCTCGGTCTCGCACTCGCGGCCGCCCTGCCTCTCCTCACCGCCTGTGAAGACGAGGTGACGGCTCCCGACGACGACTACGTGGAGGGTTCGATCTCGATCGACGCCTCTTCGCAGACCGAGTTCGTCTATCTCTCTCTGGACGGCGACGGCTCGGTGCTGACGGTGGCCGACCCGGCGTCCTCCACCGAATGGGACCTCGCCATCCGACGCTACTCCGCCAAGCTCAACGGGGGCGTCGCCGGGCCGGGCTCCGTGCGCGGCGCGAACCTGGCCAACAACGCCGGCGCCACGGCCGAGCAGGTGCTCGCCTTCACCCCCGCCGACGGCGAGGCGGCCTTCGAGGCCGTCACCGAGGCCGACATCGCCGGGGCCACCTTCCGCGCCGACGGGCTGATCGAAGACAACGGCGGCCCCTGGTTCCGATTCGACGGTCAGGCGGGCACCCTGGTGGCCAACCCGGGGGCGGCCTGGAAGATCGCCACCGCCGACGGCGGCCACGGTCTCTTCCGAGTGATCGAGCTGAACATGGCGGGCCAGGCCCCGCTCGGCGCCACCGTCGAGGTGCGCTACCAGGCCCCCGGCGGCGCCCTCGACGCGGCCAGCGAGGTGGAGATCGACTTCTCGCAGGGTCCCGGCTTCGTCGACATCTCGGCCGGCGCCCTCGGTGCGCCCGGCGGCTGCGACTGGGACTTCTCGGTCGCCCCCTCGTTCAGCATCGACATCAACACCGACTGCAGCGCGGGCACCTTCCCGCTCGACGCCACCGAGGACTTCACCCAGCTCGCGGCGGCCGACGACGCGCCCGAGTACGGCCCCTTTCTCTCGACGATCTCCGGTGCCCTCCCGGCCACGATCAGCGACGCCTCCGGCCTCTTCTGGTACGGGCTGGAAGGCAACAACCGCATGTGGCCCACCTACAACGTCTTCCTCGTCGAGGTCGACGGCGCCGTGTACAAGCTGCAGGTGACCGACTACTACAGCGCCACCGGCGAGTCCGGCCACCCCACCCTTCGCTTCCAGCGCCTCCGGTGA
- a CDS encoding TonB-dependent receptor — MIRAAIVRAGVLVALVATGASAQSGRVIDPTSGRGVAGASLAWLSGGDDAVRARITAGSDGGFQLPENWTSTGRLRVTALGRATLVLDWTQAAAAEWTLALPLDPLELGAVVVTAAGRAQERVEVAVPMERVTAEDMRVTAAPSVERLLSEIPGLQVTASAPNGSNLMIRGIGDSRVLVLVDGQPMGGSLIEDRDLSRMSLAGLERVEVVKGPLSSLYGSDALGGVINLVTRDPDAGFSLDARALSGGFGRHEAELTAAGGGDLRYRLTGAWRQQDEAPGIDATTGVFARVWDLRSTLRWAPESASRLRVRADATLLRERQRWPVGGGFSGFNDNEGLTGWVEATRALGPGEVTTRIFAQRYGHLYRQARGDAPIAGGEEDEQRETVVRGTLGWATRLGAHRIDLGVEAARRAIASPGKLSGDEAVDRQLDLFAQDAWDFGRGTLSAGARLTSNDRWGSTVSPSLGVSALASDVVRLRASAGRGFRAPSFKELEWNYANLGAGYVLQGFGDLEPERSWNVGAGIDVTPTAAFAFTVDAFHNRIDGMIQFAFTGNTPAGLLIYSPRNLDRAVTRGLELEASWRRDAWWLSGDYALLDTEDEATGLPLDRRARHSGRVRTGAVVEAAGTLRLDATVHVTGSAPVIGTDDQGQPAEIDTQQGLTSLDLQARWEPWSGVALMAGVANLLDDRPDGWPGINGRRLRIGIEASDLF, encoded by the coding sequence GTGATTCGCGCGGCGATCGTCCGGGCCGGAGTCCTGGTCGCCCTCGTGGCGACCGGGGCTTCGGCCCAGTCGGGTCGGGTGATCGACCCGACGTCGGGCCGGGGTGTGGCGGGTGCGAGCCTGGCCTGGTTGAGCGGAGGCGACGACGCCGTTCGGGCGCGCATCACCGCCGGCTCCGACGGGGGCTTTCAACTGCCCGAGAACTGGACCTCCACCGGGCGCCTGCGGGTGACCGCACTCGGCCGCGCCACGCTCGTTCTCGACTGGACGCAGGCAGCCGCCGCGGAGTGGACACTGGCGCTGCCCCTCGATCCCCTCGAGCTGGGCGCCGTGGTCGTCACCGCGGCCGGCCGGGCTCAGGAGCGGGTGGAGGTGGCCGTTCCCATGGAGCGCGTGACCGCCGAAGACATGCGGGTGACCGCCGCCCCTTCGGTCGAGCGACTGCTCTCCGAGATTCCGGGACTCCAGGTCACGGCCTCCGCACCCAACGGATCCAACCTCATGATCCGGGGCATCGGCGACAGTCGCGTGCTCGTGCTGGTCGATGGCCAGCCGATGGGGGGCAGTCTGATCGAGGACCGCGATCTCAGCCGCATGTCGCTGGCCGGCCTCGAGCGGGTGGAAGTGGTGAAGGGGCCGCTGTCGTCGCTCTACGGCTCCGATGCGCTGGGGGGGGTGATCAACCTCGTCACCCGCGACCCCGATGCGGGCTTCTCGCTCGACGCCCGCGCACTCAGCGGTGGCTTCGGCCGGCACGAGGCCGAGCTGACCGCGGCCGGCGGGGGCGATCTGCGCTACCGCCTCACCGGAGCCTGGCGGCAGCAGGACGAGGCGCCGGGCATCGATGCCACGACCGGGGTGTTCGCCCGCGTCTGGGATCTGCGCTCCACCCTGCGCTGGGCGCCCGAGTCCGCCTCGCGCCTCCGGGTCCGCGCCGACGCCACCCTCCTGCGGGAGCGGCAGCGGTGGCCGGTGGGGGGAGGCTTCTCGGGGTTCAACGACAACGAGGGCCTCACCGGCTGGGTGGAAGCGACCCGCGCGCTCGGGCCCGGCGAGGTGACCACGCGCATCTTCGCACAGCGGTACGGCCACCTCTACCGGCAGGCGCGCGGCGACGCCCCGATCGCCGGGGGCGAGGAAGACGAGCAGCGAGAGACGGTGGTGCGCGGCACCCTCGGCTGGGCGACCCGGCTCGGCGCGCACCGGATCGACCTCGGGGTGGAGGCGGCCCGCCGCGCGATCGCGTCGCCCGGCAAGCTCAGCGGCGACGAGGCGGTCGACCGGCAGCTCGATCTCTTCGCGCAGGACGCCTGGGACTTCGGACGCGGCACGCTGAGCGCGGGTGCGCGCCTCACGAGCAACGACCGCTGGGGCTCGACCGTGTCGCCCTCGCTCGGAGTCAGCGCGCTGGCCTCCGACGTCGTGCGGCTGAGAGCCTCCGCCGGCCGCGGGTTTCGCGCGCCGTCGTTCAAGGAGCTCGAGTGGAACTACGCCAACCTCGGCGCCGGCTACGTGCTCCAGGGCTTCGGCGATCTGGAGCCCGAGCGCTCGTGGAACGTGGGCGCCGGGATCGACGTCACCCCCACCGCCGCCTTCGCGTTCACCGTCGACGCCTTCCACAACCGCATCGACGGCATGATCCAGTTCGCCTTCACGGGCAACACCCCGGCCGGTCTGCTCATCTACTCGCCCCGCAACCTCGATCGCGCGGTGACGCGCGGCCTCGAGTTGGAGGCCTCGTGGCGACGCGACGCCTGGTGGCTCAGCGGCGACTACGCGCTGCTCGATACCGAAGACGAAGCCACGGGACTCCCCCTCGACCGGCGTGCGCGCCACTCGGGTCGGGTGCGTACCGGGGCCGTCGTGGAGGCCGCCGGCACGCTGCGGCTGGACGCCACGGTGCACGTGACCGGCAGCGCCCCCGTGATCGGCACCGACGACCAGGGACAGCCCGCCGAGATCGACACGCAGCAGGGGCTGACCTCTCTCGATCTGCAGGCCCGGTGGGAGCCCTGGAGCGGGGTGGCGCTCATGGCCGGCGTGGCCAACCTGCTCGACGACCGCCCCGACGGGTGGCCCGGAATCAACGGCCGCCGCCTGCGGATCGGCATCGAGGCCTCCGACCTGTTCTGA
- a CDS encoding nitroreductase — protein sequence MHVHDALTTRRTVHHYREDAVPAEVIRRAVEAAILAPNHRMTQPWRFVLLGRTAREPLVARSAELRAGPPAPPEVIERIRGKIVGPPHCLVVGCVRSDDDFRMGEDRSAVACAIQNLSLSLHADGVASKWSTGAITRDPAAYAAAGLDPAEVEIMGFVWIGFADQVPEAPARKPLAEVFTERE from the coding sequence ATGCACGTCCACGACGCCCTCACGACCCGCCGCACCGTACACCACTACCGCGAGGACGCGGTTCCGGCCGAGGTGATCCGTCGCGCCGTCGAGGCCGCGATCCTGGCGCCCAACCACCGCATGACGCAGCCGTGGCGGTTCGTGCTGCTCGGCCGCACGGCGCGCGAGCCTCTCGTGGCTCGCAGCGCGGAGCTGCGCGCCGGGCCGCCCGCACCGCCCGAGGTGATCGAACGCATCCGGGGCAAGATCGTGGGGCCGCCGCACTGCCTGGTGGTCGGGTGCGTCCGGAGCGACGACGATTTCCGCATGGGCGAGGACCGATCCGCCGTGGCCTGCGCGATCCAGAACCTCTCGCTCTCGCTCCACGCCGACGGCGTGGCCAGCAAGTGGAGCACGGGCGCCATCACCCGCGACCCGGCGGCCTACGCGGCGGCCGGCCTCGACCCGGCCGAGGTGGAGATCATGGGCTTCGTGTGGATCGGCTTCGCCGACCAGGTCCCCGAGGCCCCGGCGCGGAAGCCCCTCGCAGAGGTGTTCACCGAGCGGGAGTAG